Proteins from a single region of Haloplanus sp. GDY1:
- a CDS encoding response regulator, with the protein MSKREPVEILLAEDNPGDVKLTRKALEKGKLANNLHVVNDGVETMQFLRGEEPFEGTPRPDLVLLDLNMPRKDGREVLEEIKKNDDLKRIPVVVLTSSEAEEDVIRSYERHANAYLTKPVDFDGFIEVVGTLEEFWLQVVKLPPE; encoded by the coding sequence ATGTCGAAGCGCGAGCCCGTCGAGATTCTCCTCGCGGAGGACAATCCCGGCGACGTCAAGCTGACTCGGAAGGCCCTCGAGAAGGGGAAGCTGGCCAACAACCTCCACGTCGTCAACGACGGGGTCGAGACGATGCAGTTCCTCCGTGGTGAGGAACCTTTCGAGGGGACGCCCCGCCCCGACCTCGTCCTGCTGGATCTGAACATGCCCCGAAAGGACGGGCGGGAGGTCCTCGAAGAGATCAAGAAGAACGACGACCTCAAGCGCATTCCGGTGGTCGTCCTGACGAGTTCCGAGGCCGAGGAGGACGTGATCAGATCCTACGAGCGTCACGCGAACGCCTATCTGACCAAACCCGTCGACTTCGACGGCTTCATCGAGGTAGTCGGCACCCTCGAGGAGTTCTGGCTGCAGGTCGTCAAACTACCCCCCGAGTGA